The Spirosoma foliorum genome has a window encoding:
- a CDS encoding DUF2490 domain-containing protein, whose protein sequence is MRIVFLLCFFLSSYPCIAQDWTFFGFFPAISQSGNIGKRLQYNLYLSTTVDAFHQTIAEKEYPATALQYYIQPSLSYKFTPNIQAGLGYAYVKHNLFGLHVNENRVWAQVVGTHNVSALGRLKLSHRLRYEERYPLNMKTNQWSYATLFRYQLGVTLPLYDTKQQTKGFYASASNEFFFMPDWSSQQSNQFKEQLLW, encoded by the coding sequence ATGCGAATCGTTTTCCTACTGTGTTTCTTTTTGAGTAGTTATCCTTGTATCGCGCAGGATTGGACGTTCTTTGGATTTTTTCCGGCCATATCACAGTCTGGAAATATTGGTAAAAGGCTCCAGTACAATCTGTATCTATCGACTACCGTCGATGCGTTTCATCAGACTATAGCGGAAAAGGAATACCCAGCAACAGCCCTTCAATACTATATACAGCCCAGTTTGAGTTATAAATTCACACCTAACATTCAGGCCGGATTGGGCTATGCCTACGTAAAACACAACCTATTTGGTCTTCATGTCAACGAAAATCGAGTTTGGGCGCAAGTTGTTGGTACACACAATGTTTCGGCATTAGGGCGCCTGAAATTGTCGCATCGGTTGCGGTATGAAGAACGCTATCCGTTGAATATGAAAACGAACCAGTGGTCGTATGCTACGTTATTTCGCTATCAGTTGGGGGTTACTTTACCGCTATATGATACCAAACAGCAAACGAAAGGTTTTTACGCATCGGCCTCTAATGAGTTTTTTTTTATGCCTGACTGGAGCTCGCAACAGTCCAATCAGTTCAAAGAACAGCTTTTATGGTGA
- a CDS encoding phosphatase PAP2 family protein, translating into MKKYNRILAIGSLVASLSIAFVSCDKSISEPQRVGYTPASIDEKAGNWKTYVLTAPTDVTVATPVSTSSSTYQAELTDLKSKSASLSQEQQEAVVYWGAGAVYRWNEIARELCARYNIPPASTPDGKYPVPDAANPLADPKFPFANPPYASRALAYLSVAQYDALVAAWSYKYKFNRVAPSKVDATVRVALPVSALPTYPSEDAVVAAASAVVLKAMFPGEVPFIEAKLAEHQNSRLWAGMNVASDLAAGVDLGNQAAAKVMARAKTDGMSAANNQAVTAGMIQAAKERGLTEVWVSQETPARPPMLPNFGAVSTWNFDKTTLLQIRPPAPPALNDANYQKDMAELQGINKSQTREQARIANYWADGPGSYTPPGHWHRTAANAANEAKYSEVRMARTLALVGTALEDAAIGCWDAKYYYYYPRPQQFGMKTSVGLPNFPSYPSGHSTFSAAAATVLTYIFPDKAADFQAEAVEASTSRVFGLIHYRFDSNGGLDHGNKIGTYAITRGKADGSGL; encoded by the coding sequence ATGAAAAAATATAATCGAATTCTGGCCATTGGCAGTCTTGTAGCCAGCTTGTCAATTGCTTTTGTTTCGTGTGATAAAAGTATTTCGGAACCTCAGCGTGTAGGCTATACGCCAGCGAGCATCGATGAAAAAGCAGGTAACTGGAAAACCTATGTCCTGACCGCGCCTACCGATGTCACGGTAGCAACCCCAGTTAGTACGTCGTCGTCGACGTATCAGGCTGAATTAACCGACCTCAAATCGAAATCAGCTAGCTTAAGTCAGGAGCAGCAGGAAGCTGTTGTGTATTGGGGAGCGGGTGCTGTTTATCGTTGGAACGAGATTGCCCGCGAATTGTGTGCTCGTTATAACATACCCCCAGCGTCGACACCAGATGGTAAATACCCTGTGCCGGATGCGGCTAACCCACTGGCTGACCCCAAGTTTCCGTTTGCCAATCCACCTTATGCGTCTCGTGCGCTGGCTTACCTGAGTGTTGCCCAATACGATGCACTGGTAGCCGCCTGGAGTTATAAATACAAGTTTAATCGGGTTGCCCCTTCGAAAGTCGATGCTACGGTTCGGGTTGCTTTACCTGTTTCTGCGTTGCCAACGTATCCATCGGAAGACGCCGTAGTAGCGGCAGCTTCGGCGGTTGTTCTGAAAGCGATGTTTCCGGGCGAAGTGCCCTTTATCGAAGCTAAACTGGCTGAGCACCAGAATAGTCGGCTATGGGCAGGTATGAACGTAGCCAGTGATCTGGCAGCTGGGGTTGATCTGGGTAACCAGGCGGCTGCCAAAGTTATGGCGCGGGCTAAAACCGATGGTATGAGTGCCGCTAACAATCAGGCGGTAACAGCTGGTATGATTCAGGCGGCTAAAGAGCGTGGTTTAACAGAAGTTTGGGTAAGTCAGGAAACGCCCGCTCGTCCACCTATGTTGCCGAACTTCGGTGCGGTATCGACCTGGAATTTCGACAAAACCACCCTGCTCCAGATCCGTCCACCAGCACCACCAGCGCTCAACGATGCTAATTATCAGAAAGATATGGCCGAGCTGCAAGGAATTAATAAAAGCCAAACCCGCGAACAGGCTCGGATTGCGAACTACTGGGCGGATGGTCCTGGTAGCTATACACCACCTGGCCACTGGCACCGGACCGCAGCGAATGCTGCTAACGAAGCCAAATATAGCGAGGTGCGTATGGCCCGAACGCTGGCCTTGGTTGGTACGGCTCTGGAAGATGCCGCCATTGGTTGCTGGGATGCCAAGTACTACTACTACTATCCACGTCCGCAACAATTTGGCATGAAAACGTCGGTTGGGTTACCCAACTTCCCATCCTATCCGTCGGGGCACTCTACGTTTTCGGCTGCTGCTGCCACGGTGCTAACCTATATTTTCCCGGATAAAGCCGCTGATTTTCAGGCTGAAGCCGTAGAAGCGTCTACATCGCGGGTATTTGGTCTGATTCACTACCGGTTCGATTCGAATGGTGGCCTGGATCATGGCAACAAAATTGGAACCTACGCGATAACACGAGGCAAAGCCGACGGATCGGGACTGTAA
- the moaA gene encoding GTP 3',8-cyclase MoaA codes for MIYDNHNRPITYLRLAVTDRCNLRCFYCMPEEGIKYLPKHQVLSYEEMERTVRVLARLGVQKVRITGGEPFVRAGLMNFLHQLAAVDGLNDISLTTNGVLTAPHIADLASLGVKSVNLSLDTLDRERFHKITRRDELPTVLKTLDGLLSAGIQTKINAVVMDGQNIQDIIPLSELTHNLPVDVRFIEEMPFNGEGSHYPVLHWTHKRIVDEIRAHFPDLQKLPDPPFSTSTTYQIPGHQGTIGIIAAFSRTFCGTCNRIRLTAQGTLKTCLYDNGVLDVRALLRSGASDEELTAAFLQAFAHRPLNGFEAERHSMQAGGSVSESMSTIGG; via the coding sequence ATGATCTACGATAATCACAATCGCCCCATCACCTACCTTCGGTTGGCTGTAACTGACCGCTGCAATCTGCGGTGTTTTTACTGTATGCCCGAAGAGGGAATCAAGTATCTACCCAAACACCAGGTCCTGAGTTATGAGGAAATGGAGCGAACTGTGCGTGTATTGGCCCGATTGGGAGTCCAAAAAGTACGGATCACAGGTGGAGAGCCATTTGTTCGGGCGGGCCTGATGAATTTCCTGCATCAGTTGGCAGCGGTTGATGGATTAAACGACATCTCCCTGACGACCAACGGCGTATTAACAGCTCCACATATCGCCGACCTGGCTTCTCTCGGTGTTAAATCTGTGAATTTGAGTCTGGACACACTCGATCGAGAGCGTTTTCATAAAATTACCCGGCGCGATGAGCTGCCTACCGTACTGAAAACCCTTGATGGACTCTTGTCGGCAGGAATCCAGACTAAAATTAACGCGGTGGTCATGGACGGTCAGAATATCCAGGACATAATTCCGCTTTCGGAACTGACGCATAATTTACCCGTTGATGTCCGATTTATTGAGGAAATGCCTTTCAACGGCGAGGGTAGTCATTATCCCGTACTTCACTGGACGCACAAACGGATTGTGGATGAAATCCGGGCGCACTTTCCAGATTTACAAAAACTCCCTGATCCCCCATTTTCAACCTCGACTACCTATCAGATTCCGGGGCATCAGGGCACGATTGGTATCATTGCCGCTTTTAGCCGAACATTCTGCGGCACTTGCAATCGTATTCGTCTGACTGCTCAGGGCACCCTCAAAACCTGCCTATACGATAACGGTGTGTTGGATGTGCGCGCCTTATTAAGATCTGGCGCATCGGACGAAGAACTGACGGCTGCTTTTCTACAAGCTTTCGCCCATCGCCCCCTCAACGGATTTGAAGCCGAACGACACAGCATGCAAGCTGGCGGCTCGGTTAGCGAGTCAATGTCCACGATTGGGGGCTGA
- a CDS encoding carboxymuconolactone decarboxylase family protein — translation MPHIPLPEQLPGITGLLEYRLDTAMPIRELTQILLRGESTLSQGERELIAALTSARNCTNFCEAAHTKAADLLLGEDETALAVKRDIETAPISEKMKALLQIASLTQQNGKDVTPEAVARAREAGATDHEIHDTVLITALFCLYNKYVDGLATVAPTDPAFYQMLGERITGRGYVRPPGGYPVSTSNAVTMTR, via the coding sequence ATGCCACATATACCACTACCGGAGCAGTTGCCAGGTATTACCGGCTTGCTCGAATATCGTTTAGACACCGCTATGCCCATCCGCGAACTCACGCAGATTTTGCTGCGGGGAGAATCGACCTTGTCGCAAGGGGAGCGCGAACTGATTGCCGCACTGACATCGGCGCGCAATTGTACCAACTTCTGCGAAGCAGCTCATACGAAGGCAGCTGACCTATTGTTGGGCGAGGATGAAACGGCACTTGCTGTGAAACGCGATATTGAGACAGCGCCTATCAGTGAAAAAATGAAGGCATTGCTTCAGATTGCGTCCCTTACTCAGCAAAATGGGAAAGACGTAACGCCCGAAGCAGTAGCTCGTGCTCGCGAAGCCGGAGCCACTGATCATGAAATTCACGATACGGTTCTGATTACAGCCTTGTTCTGTCTGTATAATAAATACGTTGACGGACTAGCTACCGTGGCCCCCACCGATCCCGCATTTTACCAGATGCTAGGCGAGCGGATTACGGGGCGTGGCTATGTCCGGCCACCGGGCGGGTACCCTGTTTCAACTTCTAACGCTGTGACTATGACACGTTAA